From a single Tachypleus tridentatus isolate NWPU-2018 chromosome 6, ASM421037v1, whole genome shotgun sequence genomic region:
- the LOC143252366 gene encoding uncharacterized protein LOC143252366, translating to MTLVLPAFCSNHPPTSNLSLFPESTVISSMPCGFDSEPLDFESVLFSGEWPSSLRDMPGSTQDSDSLKTAPGSSGGDVSEGRQLPSSDNKRKFPRVEEVSVKRVRKEDDVNSYVDVKEEKSDIDPVNTVLVSDLEVKSVDQQLEQGQDEEMPIDDLLLPPRRRVPQLWNTRMRWKDERRKVLKLSMNKLRRIKDPEASLCRSVLINNTVKHLQQEIREEKNGGHRVVGRNNYVSDSSPSPACEPFSPHPSSRSWAFDAEPTDVIPRKSRSDPVSFSSSSSVGEDATNYDEIFCLDEDVLRVDFPSRHSQPQSNGGSVSGQLTSCDSVASCTCTASSGSNSVVIACSKPHSSSHKGKNLDDYSSRRQTASPNPCATEYRINHESYLSDASVLDSVVYQSLLASLES from the exons ATGACCTTAGTTTTGCCAGCGTTCTGTAGTAACCACCCTCCCACCTCGAACTTATCTCTATTTCCTGAGAGTACCGTCATCTCAAGTATGCCTTGTGGTTTTGACAGTGAACCTTTGGATTTTGAGTCCGTGTTGTTTTCAGGCGAGTGGCCGTCGTCATTACGGGACATGCCCGGGTCAACACAGGACAGTGACTCATTGAAAACTGCCCCAG GGTCATCTGGTGGCGATGTATCTGAAGGCCGACAGCTGCCCTCTAGTGACAACAAGAGAAAGTTTCCTCGGGTTGAAGAAGTGAGTGTAAAGCGTGTAAGGAAAGAAGACGATGTTAACAGTTACGTGGACGTTAAAGAAGAGAAATCAGATATTGATCCGGTTAACACCGTTTTGGTCTCGGACTTGGAAGTGAAAAGTGTTGACCAACAATTAGAGCAAGGTCAAGATGAGGAGATGCCTATTGATGATCTGTTACTTCCCCCTCGACGGCGTGTGCCACAGCTGTGGAATACGCGCATGCGTTGGAAAGACGAACGGCGAAAGGTATTAAAACTGTCGATGAACAAGTTACGGCGCATTAAGGACCCCGAGGCTTCTTTGTGTCGGTCAGTTCTCATCAACAACACCGTTAAACATTTACAACAAGAGATCCGCGAAGAAAAAAATGGAGGTCACCGCGTAGTGGGAAGAAACAATTATGTCTCAGACTCCAGCCCTTCTCCCGCTTGTGAACCTTTCTCTCCACACCCTTCTTCCCGAAGTTGGGCTTTCGATGCTGAGCCCACAGACGTTATTCCTCGAAAATCTCGCAGTGATCCGGTTTCCTTCTCTTCTAGCAGTAGCGTAGGAGAAGACGCGACCAACTACGATGAAATATTCTGTTTGGACGAGGACGTGCTGCGTGTTGATTTTCCCAGTAGACACTCTCAGCCGCAATCAAACGGTGGATCCGTTTCTGGTCAGTTAACTAGCTGTGACTCAGTAGCCTCCTGCACGTGCACTGCCTCAAGCGGCAGCAATAGCGTAGTTATTGCTTGTTCCAAACCTCATTCATCCAGTCACAAAGGAAAGAATCTGGACGACTATAGTTCACGCCGTCAGACAGCCTCTCCCAACCCATGTGCCACAGAATACCGCATCAACCATGAGTCATACCTCTCCGACGCGTCGGTGCTGGACTCGGTTGTATATCAAAGTCTTTTAGCATCATTGGAATCGTGA